One segment of Desulfosudis oleivorans Hxd3 DNA contains the following:
- a CDS encoding B12-binding domain-containing radical SAM protein, translating to MHDVKIIDTMVVPPMGIASLAAYVRDMVDVALLDCVAEGYRQKVSVARHIARVGLSDDEILARVRAYRPDMVGLSCIFSNQFACVKDLSRKIREKVDPDMVIVTGGTHPSFLPEQTLSEADVDYVVLGEGELGLKQIIETHNSGGRIEDIDGVAFRTENGVQVTPRTTWIEDLDTLPFPARDLLPMETYFEAKVPMALHWRKVRNTPIVSSRGCPFKCPFCSSWRHWGQRFRKRSAENVLAEITHLKSRYNIQELKWQDDNLTADRNRAKAIFQGMIDRGLVMPWNTPNGIALWTLDGEMLDLMKKSGCFEITLAVESGDPETFRRFVKKPFTLDQAAKVARMARERRITTVAYFILGFPGETVRQVKSSIRFGLRMGVDYLVPFIFNPLPGSELWQECMQKGFLSDSLQYERSNNYMDPGALVSAGPDGKVSGGGDEVSYVQGMAYLQNLAKLPFRNPREFMANYSRKLLTAPWFLVDFLKVLWNTRSIIVSGIRQSSLFVKRNR from the coding sequence ATGCATGATGTTAAGATTATTGATACCATGGTGGTGCCACCCATGGGCATTGCCTCCCTGGCCGCCTATGTCCGGGACATGGTGGATGTGGCCCTGCTGGACTGCGTGGCCGAGGGATATCGGCAGAAGGTATCGGTGGCCCGGCATATTGCCAGGGTAGGGCTGTCTGACGATGAGATTCTTGCACGGGTTCGAGCCTACAGGCCGGACATGGTGGGCCTCTCCTGTATTTTTTCCAACCAGTTTGCCTGCGTGAAGGACTTGAGCCGGAAAATCCGGGAAAAGGTGGATCCCGACATGGTGATTGTCACCGGCGGCACCCACCCCTCTTTTCTGCCGGAGCAGACCCTGTCTGAAGCTGATGTGGATTATGTGGTCCTGGGCGAAGGGGAACTGGGGTTAAAACAGATCATCGAGACGCATAACAGCGGGGGACGTATTGAAGATATTGACGGTGTCGCCTTTCGCACCGAAAATGGGGTTCAAGTCACCCCCCGCACCACCTGGATAGAGGACCTGGATACGCTTCCCTTTCCGGCCCGTGACCTTCTGCCCATGGAAACATATTTTGAGGCAAAGGTTCCCATGGCGCTTCACTGGCGAAAAGTGAGGAATACCCCGATCGTGTCCAGCCGGGGATGCCCTTTCAAGTGCCCGTTTTGTTCCTCCTGGCGTCACTGGGGCCAGCGGTTTCGCAAACGATCCGCCGAAAACGTTCTGGCCGAGATCACACACCTGAAAAGCCGGTACAACATTCAGGAGTTAAAGTGGCAGGACGACAACCTCACCGCGGACAGAAACCGGGCAAAGGCCATTTTTCAGGGTATGATCGACAGGGGGCTTGTCATGCCGTGGAACACGCCTAACGGTATTGCCCTTTGGACCCTGGATGGGGAAATGCTGGACCTGATGAAAAAAAGCGGGTGTTTTGAAATCACCCTGGCCGTTGAATCCGGCGATCCGGAGACCTTTCGGAGATTTGTTAAAAAGCCCTTTACGCTGGATCAGGCCGCTAAGGTGGCAAGAATGGCCAGAGAACGGAGGATTACCACAGTCGCCTATTTTATTCTGGGGTTTCCCGGAGAAACCGTGCGGCAGGTAAAAAGTTCCATACGGTTCGGCCTTCGTATGGGGGTGGATTACCTGGTGCCCTTTATCTTCAACCCCCTTCCCGGGTCGGAACTGTGGCAGGAGTGTATGCAAAAGGGGTTTCTTTCTGACAGCCTTCAATATGAAAGATCAAATAACTATATGGATCCCGGTGCGTTGGTGAGTGCCGGGCCTGACGGTAAAGTCTCCGGCGGTGGGGATGAAGTCAGCTACGTGCAGGGCATGGCTTACCTTCAAAACCTGGCAAAGCTTCCTTTTCGTAACCCCCGGGAGTTTATGGCCAACTACAGCCGCAAGCTGCTAACAGCCCCCTGGTTTCTGGTGGATTTTCTCAAAGTGCTCTGGAATACCCGGAGCATAATCGTCAGCGGCATCAGACAATCCAGCCTGTTTGTAAAAAGGAATAGATAG
- the rpsT gene encoding 30S ribosomal protein S20 — MANHKSSLKRAKQDIVRNTRNKSRKTALKTITKKVDALVADGAAEDAKTTLLAAQKLFDQTAAKGTIHKKTASRKISRLTRRVNAAAK, encoded by the coding sequence GTGGCAAATCACAAATCATCATTAAAACGGGCAAAACAGGACATTGTACGGAACACGCGGAACAAGTCCCGAAAAACCGCTTTGAAAACCATCACCAAGAAGGTGGACGCCCTGGTGGCCGACGGTGCGGCGGAAGACGCAAAAACCACCCTGCTGGCGGCCCAGAAGCTGTTTGACCAGACAGCGGCCAAAGGCACCATCCACAAAAAAACCGCGTCCCGGAAAATCTCCCGCCTCACCCGGCGGGTAAACGCCGCCGCAAAATAG
- the lptE gene encoding LPS assembly lipoprotein LptE — protein MRSHFFIMRIVMFGLLGVVACHFAGCGYRLAGSGAMPGGIGSVCVVVFENRTSRADAGSIFSNSLVYEFTRRSGVDLVGEAEAEARLTGVVVSLATDTITHRDRYAADEMRVRAVLDVQLVSRGGEVLWSVRGLADRETYEVAGDAAYLTEESKKAAIMRLSEKMAETIYNRMTADF, from the coding sequence GTGAGAAGCCATTTTTTTATAATGCGTATCGTGATGTTCGGGCTGCTGGGGGTCGTGGCCTGCCATTTCGCCGGCTGCGGGTACCGGCTGGCGGGAAGCGGCGCCATGCCAGGCGGCATCGGGTCGGTCTGTGTGGTTGTTTTTGAAAACCGCACATCCAGGGCCGACGCGGGCAGCATCTTTTCAAACAGCCTGGTGTATGAATTTACCCGGCGGAGCGGCGTGGACCTGGTGGGCGAGGCCGAGGCGGAGGCCCGGCTGACCGGGGTGGTCGTCTCTCTTGCCACTGATACGATTACGCACCGGGACCGGTATGCCGCCGACGAGATGCGGGTGCGGGCCGTGCTGGATGTCCAACTGGTGTCCCGGGGCGGCGAGGTGCTGTGGTCGGTCAGGGGCCTGGCGGACAGGGAGACCTATGAAGTGGCCGGGGATGCGGCCTATCTGACCGAGGAAAGCAAGAAAGCCGCAATTATGCGGCTTTCAGAAAAAATGGCGGAAACCATCTACAACCGAATGACGGCCGACTTCTGA
- the leuS gene encoding leucine--tRNA ligase — protein MSGISDTYRPGEIEARWQETWNRTAIFRAAEDGKKEKYYLFEMFPYPSGRIHMGHVRNYTIGDVVARYKMMKGFNVLHPMGWDAFGMPAENAAIANNTHPARWTRENIAYMRAQLKRMGLSYDWDREIATCDPDYYRWEQWLFVKMYEKGMAYRKDAFVNWCDTCATVLANEQVEAGACWRCGHAVRQKKLAQWFFRITDYAEDLLVYCDQLPGWPERVTTMQKNWIGKSVGAEIRFPVKDSDIQIPVFTTRQDTVFGATFLCLAPEHPLVTQLAAGTQQEAAVNAFVEKMTLTDRTSKAVESYEKEGVFIGAFCVNPVTGRSMPVYTANFALMEYGTGAVMSVPAHDQRDFEFAKKYDLDIVVVVKPADADLAAEIMTEAFTGRGVMINSGPFDGIDSGAALDAIAEYLEEKGIGKKTVSFRLRDWGISRQRYWGAPIPMVHCDACGIVPVPEADLPVVLPEDADLLEGGRSPLPVLESFVSAVCPKCGKKARRETDTMDTFVDSSWYYLRYCSPECDHAIFDPAAVRYWMPADQYIGGVEHAILHLLYSRYFTRVLHDLDLVDFKEPFTRLLTQGMVCKETYACEAHGFLYPEEVGKTDAGDLVCVKCEGPVTVGRVEKMSKSKKNVIDPNFLLDKYGADVTRLFCLFASPPEKGLEWSDQGVEGSYRFLNRVWRFFVEWMDAIDGVAPYKGDVTALPDALQGLYRKTHQTIGRVTADIEERFHFNTAISAVMELVNEMYTISDRQDPTARQVMRHAAETVILLLSPIVPHLCEELWAGLGHTESILRHPWPAFSSEAAAEQEVLVVVQVNGKLRDRFTAPADADVKTLEAKALACEQAQKFVAGKPVRKVIVVPGKLVNIVV, from the coding sequence ATGAGCGGCATCAGCGATACCTATCGGCCCGGGGAGATTGAGGCCAGATGGCAGGAGACCTGGAACAGAACCGCCATCTTCCGGGCCGCGGAAGACGGAAAAAAAGAGAAGTATTACCTGTTTGAGATGTTTCCCTATCCGTCGGGCCGGATTCACATGGGCCATGTGAGAAACTATACCATCGGCGACGTGGTGGCCCGTTATAAGATGATGAAGGGGTTTAACGTGCTTCACCCCATGGGATGGGACGCCTTTGGCATGCCCGCGGAAAACGCGGCCATTGCCAACAACACGCATCCAGCCCGGTGGACCCGGGAGAACATCGCCTACATGCGGGCCCAGTTGAAGCGGATGGGGCTCAGTTATGACTGGGACCGGGAGATCGCCACCTGCGACCCCGATTATTACCGGTGGGAGCAGTGGCTGTTTGTCAAAATGTATGAAAAGGGCATGGCCTACCGGAAAGACGCCTTTGTCAACTGGTGTGACACCTGCGCCACGGTGCTGGCCAACGAACAGGTGGAGGCCGGGGCGTGCTGGCGGTGCGGCCATGCCGTAAGGCAGAAAAAGCTGGCCCAGTGGTTTTTCCGCATCACCGATTATGCCGAAGACCTGCTGGTTTACTGCGACCAGTTGCCCGGCTGGCCGGAGCGGGTCACCACCATGCAGAAAAACTGGATCGGCAAGAGCGTGGGCGCTGAGATTCGTTTTCCGGTAAAGGACAGCGATATTCAGATCCCGGTCTTTACCACCCGGCAGGACACGGTGTTCGGGGCCACATTTCTCTGCCTGGCGCCGGAACACCCCCTGGTGACGCAGCTTGCCGCGGGCACCCAACAGGAGGCCGCGGTCAACGCCTTTGTGGAGAAGATGACCCTTACCGACCGCACCAGCAAGGCTGTGGAATCCTATGAGAAGGAAGGCGTGTTTATCGGCGCCTTCTGTGTCAACCCGGTCACCGGCCGGTCCATGCCGGTTTATACCGCCAACTTCGCCCTGATGGAGTACGGCACCGGCGCGGTCATGAGCGTGCCGGCCCACGACCAGCGCGATTTTGAGTTTGCCAAAAAGTACGACCTGGACATCGTGGTGGTGGTCAAGCCGGCGGATGCCGACCTGGCCGCTGAAATCATGACCGAGGCCTTCACCGGCCGGGGCGTGATGATCAATTCCGGCCCCTTTGACGGCATTGACAGCGGGGCGGCCCTGGACGCGATTGCCGAATACCTGGAGGAAAAGGGCATCGGCAAAAAAACCGTCAGTTTCCGGCTGCGGGACTGGGGCATCTCCCGGCAGCGGTACTGGGGAGCCCCCATCCCCATGGTTCACTGCGACGCCTGCGGCATCGTGCCGGTGCCCGAGGCCGACCTGCCCGTGGTGCTGCCCGAGGATGCCGATCTTCTGGAAGGGGGACGTTCCCCGCTGCCGGTGCTGGAATCCTTTGTGTCGGCCGTCTGCCCCAAATGCGGGAAAAAAGCCCGGCGGGAGACCGACACCATGGACACTTTTGTGGATTCGTCATGGTACTACCTGCGCTACTGCAGCCCGGAATGCGACCACGCCATATTCGACCCGGCAGCGGTCCGGTACTGGATGCCGGCGGACCAGTACATCGGCGGCGTGGAGCACGCGATTCTGCACCTGCTCTACTCCCGCTATTTTACCCGGGTTCTCCACGATCTGGACCTGGTGGACTTCAAGGAGCCCTTTACCCGGCTGCTGACCCAGGGCATGGTGTGCAAGGAGACCTACGCCTGCGAAGCCCACGGGTTTTTGTACCCGGAAGAGGTTGGAAAGACCGACGCCGGGGACCTGGTGTGCGTCAAGTGTGAAGGCCCGGTGACCGTGGGCCGGGTGGAAAAGATGTCCAAGTCAAAAAAGAACGTCATCGACCCCAACTTCCTGCTGGACAAATACGGGGCCGATGTGACCCGGCTCTTCTGCCTGTTTGCCTCGCCGCCGGAAAAGGGCCTGGAGTGGAGCGACCAGGGCGTGGAGGGGTCTTACCGGTTTTTAAACCGGGTATGGCGGTTTTTTGTGGAGTGGATGGACGCCATTGACGGCGTGGCCCCCTATAAAGGCGATGTGACGGCCCTGCCCGATGCCCTGCAGGGGCTTTATCGCAAGACCCACCAGACCATTGGCAGGGTTACGGCGGATATCGAGGAGCGGTTTCATTTTAATACCGCCATCAGTGCTGTCATGGAACTGGTCAATGAGATGTACACCATCAGCGACCGGCAGGACCCCACGGCCCGGCAGGTGATGCGGCATGCCGCGGAAACCGTGATCCTTCTGCTTTCCCCCATCGTCCCCCACCTATGCGAGGAACTCTGGGCCGGCCTGGGCCACACGGAAAGCATCCTGCGTCACCCCTGGCCCGCATTCTCATCCGAGGCCGCCGCTGAGCAGGAGGTCCTGGTGGTGGTCCAGGTCAACGGCAAGCTGCGGGACCGGTTTACCGCGCCGGCGGATGCCGACGTCAAAACCCTTGAGGCAAAGGCCCTGGCCTGTGAACAGGCACAGAAGTTTGTGGCCGGCAAGCCGGTCAGAAAGGTGATTGTGGTGCCGGGGAAGCTGGTCAATATTGTGGTTTAG
- a CDS encoding Rne/Rng family ribonuclease encodes MTDKILINAVDTEECRIARVKDNRLCEFHLETTSRVTTKSNIYKGLVARVEPSLQAVFVDYGEERHGFLQKHDIHTDYFQDSKVDGSIRDLIKPGQEMLVQVVKDPIMHKGAALTTFLSIPGRFCVLMPGSVTKGVSKQIEDEEERKRLKEIVSGLRVPENFGVILRTAAKGAAKTVIAKDLSYLMRLWKTIKKEGMNQKAPAAIHKERDFAVRAIRDYLTADIQEILIDEPAVHQEVKDFVALVSPKHAKIVRLYQGAKPIFTKHELESQIESIFENRVQLPSGGSIVLTQTEALVSIDVNSGKSRQKHSIEETALQTNLEAAEEIARQLRLRDMGGLIVIDFIDMKPRKNNAAVERALKAHVKEDKARTDVGKISKFGLLEMSRQRLRQSIETSSMVTCGHCGGRGYVMATEKLGINVLRRLRLESLKHRGVAVTATVPAVVADYLLNKKRTELLELEARRDLAITITGDPAMHLGESDIRFEGKPNGSADGETDLS; translated from the coding sequence ATGACGGACAAAATTCTTATCAACGCCGTTGACACCGAAGAGTGCCGCATCGCCAGGGTCAAGGACAACCGGCTCTGCGAATTTCACCTGGAAACCACCTCCCGGGTCACCACGAAAAGCAACATCTACAAGGGCCTGGTAGCGCGGGTGGAGCCGAGCCTTCAGGCGGTGTTTGTGGATTACGGGGAAGAGCGGCACGGGTTTCTTCAGAAGCACGACATTCACACCGACTATTTTCAGGACAGCAAGGTGGACGGCTCCATTCGGGACCTGATCAAGCCGGGCCAGGAGATGCTGGTCCAGGTGGTCAAGGACCCGATCATGCACAAGGGCGCGGCCCTGACCACCTTTCTTTCCATTCCGGGCCGTTTCTGCGTATTGATGCCGGGCAGCGTCACCAAGGGGGTCTCCAAGCAGATCGAAGACGAAGAGGAACGCAAACGGCTCAAGGAAATCGTCAGCGGGCTCCGGGTGCCCGAAAACTTCGGTGTCATTCTTCGCACCGCGGCAAAAGGGGCCGCCAAGACCGTTATCGCCAAGGACCTGAGCTATCTCATGCGGCTGTGGAAAACCATCAAAAAAGAGGGCATGAATCAGAAGGCGCCGGCCGCCATTCACAAGGAGCGGGATTTCGCGGTCCGGGCCATCCGCGACTACCTGACCGCCGATATTCAGGAGATTCTCATCGACGAGCCGGCGGTTCACCAGGAGGTCAAGGATTTCGTGGCCCTGGTCTCGCCCAAACATGCCAAAATCGTCAGGCTCTACCAGGGCGCCAAGCCCATCTTCACCAAGCATGAACTGGAAAGCCAGATCGAATCGATTTTTGAAAACCGGGTTCAGCTCCCATCGGGCGGCTCCATCGTCCTGACCCAGACCGAGGCCCTGGTCTCCATTGACGTAAACTCCGGAAAGTCCCGGCAGAAGCACTCCATTGAGGAGACGGCCCTGCAGACCAACCTGGAGGCCGCCGAAGAGATCGCCCGCCAGTTGAGACTCCGGGACATGGGCGGCCTGATCGTCATCGACTTTATCGACATGAAGCCGAGGAAGAACAACGCCGCCGTGGAGCGGGCACTCAAAGCCCATGTCAAGGAGGACAAGGCCCGGACCGATGTGGGGAAAATCTCCAAGTTCGGGCTTCTGGAGATGTCCCGGCAGCGGCTTCGGCAGTCCATTGAAACCTCCAGCATGGTGACGTGCGGCCACTGCGGGGGCCGGGGCTATGTCATGGCCACGGAAAAACTGGGCATCAACGTGCTGCGGCGGCTTCGGCTGGAGTCCCTCAAACACCGGGGTGTGGCCGTCACCGCCACGGTGCCGGCGGTGGTGGCCGACTACCTGCTCAACAAAAAGCGCACCGAGCTGCTGGAGCTGGAGGCCCGCCGGGACCTTGCCATCACCATCACGGGAGACCCGGCCATGCACCTGGGGGAAAGCGACATCCGGTTTGAAGGCAAGCCGAACGGCTCCGCCGATGGGGAGACAGACCTCTCGTAA
- the yajC gene encoding preprotein translocase subunit YajC, whose amino-acid sequence MFADIAYAMGQSGAPQGQGGGLMGLAPLIIIFVIFYFLLIRPQQKKAKEQQQMISSLKKDDLVITNGGIHGRLTAVDDDTVTVEIADKVRIKVSRQSIAAKKQASAPARADKADKKEKK is encoded by the coding sequence GTGTTCGCAGACATCGCTTACGCAATGGGACAGAGCGGCGCCCCCCAGGGTCAGGGCGGCGGCCTCATGGGCCTGGCCCCTTTGATCATCATTTTCGTGATCTTCTATTTTCTGCTGATCCGGCCCCAGCAAAAAAAGGCCAAGGAGCAGCAGCAGATGATCAGCAGCCTGAAAAAGGACGACCTGGTCATCACCAACGGCGGCATTCACGGCCGCCTCACGGCAGTGGATGACGACACCGTGACGGTGGAGATCGCCGACAAAGTTCGCATCAAGGTCTCCCGGCAGAGCATTGCCGCCAAAAAACAGGCCAGTGCCCCTGCCCGGGCGGATAAAGCCGACAAAAAAGAAAAAAAGTGA
- the secD gene encoding protein translocase subunit SecD — MKNFQWKQAITLAVLVAALIYVLPTINPEWWPRKTINLGLDLQGGMHLILEVETEKAVEAQISGIGRDLEETLRKERVRHTDVTAKGQKISVLARGEENIERFKQVLDKDFAGLAIVSSSRRDNTLEQVLGLPDDEVAHLKKMAVEQALETIRNRIDQFGVSEPVIHIQGRRQILVQLPGVTDPQRAKDLIGKTALLEFRLVDEENDVAKAVRGQVPPGSELLYEVSTDPDTGRTIKSPLLIKRGTPLTGADLSDARVQIDAQYNEPYVSITFNRKGANIFAKITEENLKKRLAIVLDNHIHSAPVIQDRITGGAARITGSFSMDEAHDLAIVLRAGALPAPVKILEERTVGPSLGKESIDKGLMSMYIGGLIVVLFMATYYRKAGLIADVALVFNILLIAAGLAALGATLTLPGIAGIILTIGMAVDANVIIFERIREEIRTGKPPRASVAAGFDRAALTILDANITTLIAAVVLFQFGTGPVKGFAVTLSLGVMASLFTALVVSRQIFDLILTRRKVTHLSI, encoded by the coding sequence TTGAAGAATTTCCAATGGAAACAGGCCATCACCCTGGCCGTTCTGGTGGCGGCCCTGATCTATGTTCTGCCCACCATCAATCCGGAATGGTGGCCGAGAAAGACCATCAACCTGGGGCTCGACCTTCAGGGCGGCATGCACCTGATTCTTGAGGTGGAGACCGAAAAAGCGGTGGAGGCCCAGATATCGGGCATTGGCCGGGACCTTGAAGAGACCCTGCGCAAAGAACGGGTCCGGCATACCGATGTAACGGCAAAGGGCCAGAAAATCAGCGTCCTTGCAAGGGGCGAAGAGAACATCGAACGGTTCAAGCAGGTTCTGGACAAAGATTTTGCCGGCCTGGCCATTGTCTCCTCGTCCAGGCGTGACAACACCCTGGAGCAGGTGCTCGGCCTTCCCGATGACGAGGTCGCCCACCTCAAGAAAATGGCCGTGGAGCAGGCCTTAGAGACCATTCGCAACCGCATCGACCAGTTCGGGGTCAGCGAGCCCGTCATTCATATTCAGGGCAGACGCCAGATTCTGGTCCAGCTGCCCGGTGTTACCGATCCCCAGCGGGCCAAGGACCTGATCGGCAAAACCGCCCTGCTGGAGTTCCGGCTGGTGGATGAGGAAAACGACGTGGCCAAAGCGGTAAGGGGCCAGGTACCGCCGGGCAGTGAACTGCTCTACGAAGTCTCCACCGACCCGGATACCGGTCGAACCATCAAGTCCCCCCTGCTGATCAAGCGCGGCACCCCCCTGACCGGCGCGGACCTGTCCGATGCCCGGGTCCAGATCGACGCCCAGTATAACGAGCCCTATGTTTCCATCACCTTCAATCGGAAAGGGGCCAATATTTTCGCGAAAATCACCGAGGAGAACCTGAAAAAACGGCTGGCCATTGTCCTGGACAATCATATTCATTCGGCGCCGGTCATTCAGGACCGGATCACCGGCGGCGCGGCCCGGATCACCGGGAGTTTTTCCATGGACGAGGCCCATGACCTGGCCATTGTGCTGCGGGCCGGGGCCCTGCCCGCACCGGTCAAAATTCTGGAAGAGCGGACCGTGGGGCCCTCCCTGGGCAAGGAGTCCATTGACAAGGGCCTGATGTCCATGTACATCGGCGGCCTGATCGTGGTGCTCTTTATGGCGACCTACTACCGCAAGGCGGGCCTGATCGCGGACGTCGCCCTGGTGTTCAATATTCTGCTGATCGCCGCGGGCCTGGCGGCCCTGGGCGCCACCCTGACCCTGCCGGGCATTGCGGGTATCATTCTGACCATCGGCATGGCCGTGGACGCCAACGTCATCATCTTTGAACGGATCCGTGAGGAAATACGGACCGGCAAGCCCCCCCGGGCCTCGGTGGCCGCCGGGTTCGACCGGGCCGCCCTCACCATTCTGGACGCCAACATCACCACCCTGATTGCGGCCGTGGTGCTCTTTCAATTCGGCACCGGCCCGGTAAAGGGATTTGCGGTCACCCTGAGCCTGGGCGTGATGGCCAGCCTGTTCACGGCCCTGGTGGTGTCCCGCCAGATATTCGACCTCATATTGACCCGGCGCAAGGTCACGCACCTGAGCATTTAA
- the secF gene encoding protein translocase subunit SecF produces MFEIIKDGTTIDFVGKQKYAFVFSAAMILITIISLVAHGGPRYGIDFAGGTLVQVKFASPVSTNTIASSLKTVGIDVSTVQAYGHPKEGDCQYLVNSAMDMTGISGDDFEDKVKTALAGATGQTAEITRVEMVGPTVGKSLRGKALMALFFSLLFINIYISGRFEMKWVVAGVVAGGLILAVWLFSMLGISIPYLILVALVVSLVLFWVLELKYAMGAIVALIHDVTITVGIFSITGKEFSLPIIAALLTIIGYSLNDTIIVFDRIRENLKKLSRKSLPDIINTSINETLSRTLLTSGTTLIVVAALFVFGGTIIHDFAFAMLVGIGVGTYSSIFVASPILLLWKKK; encoded by the coding sequence ATGTTCGAAATCATCAAAGACGGCACCACCATCGACTTTGTGGGAAAACAGAAATACGCCTTTGTGTTCTCCGCGGCGATGATCCTTATCACCATCATCTCTCTTGTGGCCCACGGCGGCCCCAGGTACGGCATCGATTTTGCCGGCGGCACCCTGGTGCAGGTCAAATTCGCCTCGCCGGTGAGTACCAATACCATTGCCTCGAGCCTGAAGACCGTGGGCATCGATGTTTCCACGGTTCAGGCCTATGGCCACCCCAAAGAGGGGGACTGCCAGTACCTTGTCAACAGCGCCATGGACATGACCGGCATATCGGGCGACGACTTTGAAGACAAGGTAAAAACCGCCCTGGCCGGCGCCACCGGACAGACCGCGGAGATCACCAGGGTGGAGATGGTGGGCCCCACGGTGGGTAAAAGCCTGAGGGGCAAAGCCTTGATGGCCCTGTTTTTCTCGTTGCTGTTTATCAATATCTATATATCGGGCCGGTTCGAGATGAAGTGGGTAGTGGCCGGCGTGGTGGCCGGGGGCCTGATCCTGGCGGTGTGGCTCTTTTCCATGCTGGGCATCAGCATTCCCTACCTGATCCTGGTGGCCCTGGTGGTCTCCCTGGTCCTTTTCTGGGTCCTTGAGCTAAAATACGCCATGGGCGCCATCGTGGCCCTGATTCACGACGTGACCATCACGGTGGGTATTTTTTCCATCACCGGCAAGGAGTTTTCCCTGCCCATCATCGCGGCCCTGCTGACCATCATCGGTTATTCCCTCAACGACACCATCATCGTGTTCGACCGCATTCGGGAAAACCTGAAAAAGCTCTCCCGCAAATCCCTGCCCGATATCATCAACACCAGCATCAACGAGACCCTGAGCCGGACCCTGCTCACCTCCGGCACCACCCTGATTGTGGTAGCGGCCCTGTTTGTGTTCGGCGGCACCATCATTCACGATTTTGCCTTTGCCATGCTTGTGGGCATCGGGGTCGGCACATACTCTTCTATTTTCGTTGCCAGCCCGATCCTGCTTTTGTGGAAGAAAAAATAG